A single window of Phaenicophaeus curvirostris isolate KB17595 chromosome 24, BPBGC_Pcur_1.0, whole genome shotgun sequence DNA harbors:
- the LHFPL5 gene encoding LHFPL tetraspan subfamily member 5 protein, with protein MPKLLPAQEAARIYHTNYVRNARAMGVLWALFTLCFSILMVVTFIQPYWIGDSIDTPQAGYFGLFSYCIGNALTGELICKGSPLDFGTIPSSAFKTAMFFVGISTFLIIGSILCFSLFFFCNAATVYKVCAWMQLAAATGLMIGCLIYPDGWDSSEVKRMCGDKTDKYTLGACTVRWAYILCIIGILDALILSFLAFVLGNRQDNLLPSDFQVESKEEEGND; from the exons ATGCCCAAGCTGCTGCCGGCGCAGGAGGCGGCTCGGATCTACCACACCAACTATGTGCGGAACGCGCGGGCCATGGGGGTGCTCTGGGCGCTCTTCACCCTCTGCTTCTCCATCCTGATGGTGGTGACCTTCATCCAGCCCTACTGGATCGGCGACAGCATCGACACGCCGCAAGCCGGCTACTTCGGCCTCTTCTCCTACTGCATCGGCAACGCGCTCACCGGCGAGCTCATCTGCAAGGGCAGCCCCCTCGACTTCGGCACCATCCCCTCCAGCGCCTTCaaaactgccatgttcttcgtCGGCATCTCCACCTTCCTCATCATCGGCTCCATCCTCTgcttcagcctcttcttcttctgCAACGCGGCCACCGTGTATAAAGTCTGCGCCTGGATGCAGCTGGCGGCGG CGACCGGGCTGATGATCGGCTGCCTCATCTACCCGGACGGCTGGGACTCGAGCGAGGTGAAGCGCATGTGTGGGGACAAGACAGACAAGTACACGCTGGGTGCCTGCACCGTGCGCTGGGCGTACATCCTCTGCATCATCGGCATCCTCGACGCTCTCATCCTCTCCTTCCTGGCCTTCGTGTTGGGGAACCGGCAAGACAACCTCCTCCCCTCTGATTTCCAAGTGGAAAGTAAAG AAGAAGAGGGCAATGACTGA